A genome region from Ottowia testudinis includes the following:
- the cas5c gene encoding type I-C CRISPR-associated protein Cas5c — protein sequence MGYGISLLIWGERACFTRPEMKVERVSYDVITPSAARGVMDAIHWKPAIRWSVDRIHVLKPIRFESIRRNEVGGKLSPASVTKAMKSESAVGLVTHVDEDRQQRAATILRDVAYVIDAHFDLTAAAGPDDSVGKHLDIFNRRARKGQCFQMPCMGVREFPAHFKLLEEGEALPGSDASLNGERDLGWMLHDIDFERGMAPRFFRARMIDGVIDVPPWHSTEVKA from the coding sequence ATGGGTTACGGTATCTCCCTGCTTATATGGGGTGAGCGCGCGTGCTTTACCCGCCCCGAGATGAAAGTGGAACGCGTGTCGTACGACGTCATCACGCCGTCGGCGGCGCGGGGCGTGATGGATGCCATCCACTGGAAGCCGGCAATTCGATGGTCTGTGGATCGCATCCATGTACTCAAGCCGATCCGCTTCGAGTCCATCCGTCGTAACGAGGTGGGCGGCAAGCTGTCTCCGGCCAGTGTCACCAAAGCCATGAAGTCAGAATCCGCAGTGGGGTTGGTGACTCATGTGGACGAAGACCGTCAACAGCGCGCCGCCACCATCCTGCGCGACGTGGCCTATGTGATTGATGCGCACTTTGACCTGACGGCAGCTGCGGGACCGGATGATTCCGTTGGCAAGCATCTGGATATCTTCAATCGCCGTGCGCGCAAAGGCCAGTGTTTCCAGATGCCGTGCATGGGCGTACGGGAATTTCCGGCGCATTTCAAGCTGCTGGAAGAAGGTGAGGCGCTGCCAGGGTCCGACGCCAGCCTGAACGGCGAACGCGATCTGGGTTGGATGCTGCACGATATCGATTTTGAGCGCGGCATGGCGCCACGCTTTTTCAGGGCGCGCATGATCGACGGCGTGATTGACGTGCCTCCGTGGCACAGCACGGAGGTCAAGGCGTGA
- the cas8c gene encoding type I-C CRISPR-associated protein Cas8c/Csd1 — MILQALNTYYQRLLARGEEGLAPFGYSPEKISYEILLAPDGRAVDVGDIRDTSGKKPMPRMMNVPQPEKRTVGIKSNFLWDKTSYVLGVSATSKRADKEHEAFKELHNASLAGTDDVGLRALLAFLAAWEPERFEAAPFKPEMLDANVVFRLDGETSWLHEREAAQTVRARLLGGDGVDAGTVLDCLVTGKPLPVARLHPAIKGVYGAQSSGASIVSFNLESFSSYGKTQGDNAPVSEQAAFAYTTVLNHLLRRGEHNRQRIQIGDASVVFWAETADAAQAQAAELTFEALLNPPTDDSKEAARVREMLEHVAKGRPLSDLDPKLQDGTRMYVLGLAPNASRISIRFWEVGTLGLFAKRLAQHAEDFRIEPLPWRTEPAVRRVILATVPHREGAMPKMDDAFNNLVGEFMRSVLEGRPYPYSLLANTLMRIRSDGNLSGMRAAICKGVLARKLRLGMSVQQEEVPVGLDKESKNASYRLGRLFAVLEAAQRGALGGQVNATIRDRYYGAASATPASVFPVLLRNTQNHLGKLRKEKPGLAVVLEKDIREIVDGLSESFPRSLGIEEQGRFAIGYYHQSQSRFTKTDHKDNADATDDSEAESAAQGALL, encoded by the coding sequence GTGATACTGCAAGCGCTCAATACCTATTACCAACGCCTGCTGGCGCGCGGCGAAGAGGGGTTGGCGCCGTTTGGCTATAGCCCGGAGAAGATCAGCTACGAAATTTTGCTGGCGCCGGATGGGCGGGCGGTGGATGTGGGCGACATTCGCGACACGTCGGGCAAGAAGCCCATGCCCCGCATGATGAACGTGCCGCAACCTGAGAAGCGCACGGTGGGCATTAAGTCCAACTTTCTTTGGGACAAAACCAGTTACGTGCTGGGCGTCAGTGCCACCAGCAAACGTGCTGATAAGGAGCATGAGGCGTTCAAGGAGTTGCACAACGCCAGCTTGGCCGGAACAGACGACGTGGGTCTGAGGGCCTTACTAGCTTTTTTGGCGGCATGGGAGCCAGAACGCTTTGAGGCAGCGCCCTTTAAGCCCGAAATGCTTGATGCCAATGTTGTTTTTCGCCTAGATGGTGAAACCAGTTGGCTGCATGAGCGCGAGGCGGCGCAAACCGTCCGTGCGCGGTTGCTCGGCGGTGATGGGGTCGACGCAGGCACTGTGTTGGACTGCCTGGTGACCGGCAAACCCCTGCCTGTGGCGCGCCTGCACCCGGCCATCAAAGGGGTGTATGGCGCGCAAAGCTCGGGGGCGTCGATCGTCTCGTTCAATCTGGAATCGTTCAGCTCCTACGGCAAGACGCAAGGCGACAACGCGCCGGTGTCAGAGCAGGCGGCGTTTGCCTATACGACGGTGCTCAACCACCTGCTCCGGCGCGGTGAGCACAACCGCCAGCGCATTCAAATTGGCGACGCCAGCGTGGTGTTCTGGGCCGAGACGGCGGACGCTGCACAGGCGCAGGCGGCCGAACTGACGTTTGAAGCACTGCTCAACCCACCGACCGACGACTCAAAGGAGGCCGCGCGGGTGCGTGAAATGCTGGAGCACGTGGCCAAGGGTCGCCCGTTGAGCGATCTGGACCCCAAGTTGCAGGACGGCACGCGCATGTATGTGCTGGGATTGGCGCCGAATGCGTCGCGCATCTCCATTCGCTTTTGGGAGGTCGGAACGCTGGGGCTGTTTGCCAAGCGACTGGCACAACACGCGGAAGACTTTCGCATTGAGCCGCTGCCATGGCGCACCGAGCCTGCCGTGCGGCGCGTGATTCTGGCCACCGTGCCACACCGCGAAGGCGCCATGCCCAAAATGGACGATGCCTTCAACAACCTGGTGGGCGAGTTCATGCGGTCGGTGTTGGAGGGACGGCCCTATCCTTACAGCTTGCTGGCCAATACGCTGATGCGCATCCGCTCAGATGGCAATCTGTCGGGCATGCGGGCAGCGATTTGCAAGGGTGTCCTGGCGCGCAAACTGCGGCTGGGGATGAGTGTTCAACAAGAGGAGGTGCCTGTGGGTCTCGACAAGGAATCCAAAAACGCCAGCTATCGGCTGGGGCGGCTGTTCGCGGTGCTTGAAGCCGCGCAGCGCGGCGCGCTGGGTGGTCAGGTCAACGCGACCATTCGCGATCGGTACTACGGAGCGGCATCGGCCACGCCGGCGTCCGTGTTTCCCGTGCTGCTGCGCAACACGCAAAACCACTTGGGCAAGCTGCGTAAGGAAAAGCCGGGCTTGGCCGTGGTGCTGGAAAAGGACATTCGAGAAATCGTGGATGGCTTGTCGGAGAGCTTTCCGCGCAGTCTGGGGATCGAAGAGCAAGGGCGTTTTGCCATCGGCTACTACCACCAGTCGCAAAGCCGTTTCACCAAGACCGATCACAAAGATAACGCTGACGCCACTGACGACAGCGAAGCTGAATCCGCTGCCCAAGGAGCCCTTCTATGA
- the cas7c gene encoding type I-C CRISPR-associated protein Cas7/Csd2 — protein sequence MTAIAHRYEFVYLFDITNGNPNGDPDAGNLPRLDPETNRGLVTDVCLKRKIRNFVSLDKEDAPGYAIYMQEKAVLNHQHQKAWEALGIPPDAKEQYKKLPKDEAKSRELTAWMCSNFFDVRTFGAVMTTGVNAGQVRGPVQMAFATSIDPVVPLEISITRMAVTTEKEAEAQSGDNRTMGRKHIIPYGLYRAHGFISAKLAERTGFSDQDLTLFWQALTSMFEHDRSAARAEMAARKLFVFEHESAMGNAPAHVLFDAVKIQRADADTLSAPRRFSDYRVELNRAAVPGGVTVHEML from the coding sequence ATGACCGCCATTGCCCATCGCTACGAGTTTGTCTACCTGTTTGACATCACCAACGGCAATCCCAACGGTGACCCGGATGCGGGCAACTTGCCGCGCCTTGACCCGGAAACCAACCGCGGTCTGGTGACCGACGTCTGCCTGAAGCGCAAGATTCGCAATTTCGTCAGTCTGGACAAGGAAGATGCGCCGGGCTATGCGATCTACATGCAAGAAAAAGCGGTGCTGAACCATCAGCATCAAAAAGCCTGGGAGGCGCTGGGTATCCCACCCGATGCCAAGGAGCAATACAAAAAGTTGCCCAAGGACGAGGCCAAGTCGCGCGAACTCACAGCCTGGATGTGCAGCAACTTCTTCGACGTTCGCACGTTCGGCGCGGTAATGACGACTGGCGTAAATGCGGGGCAAGTGCGGGGGCCGGTGCAAATGGCATTCGCCACGTCAATTGATCCGGTGGTACCGCTGGAAATATCCATCACGCGCATGGCGGTCACAACCGAAAAAGAGGCCGAAGCGCAAAGCGGCGATAACCGAACGATGGGGCGAAAACACATCATTCCCTATGGGCTGTATCGTGCGCACGGCTTCATTTCTGCCAAGCTGGCCGAACGCACGGGTTTTTCAGACCAGGATTTGACGCTGTTCTGGCAGGCGCTGACCAGCATGTTTGAGCATGACCGGTCCGCCGCGCGCGCCGAGATGGCGGCACGAAAGCTCTTCGTGTTCGAGCATGAGAGCGCCATGGGCAACGCGCCTGCCCATGTGTTGTTTGATGCAGTCAAGATTCAGCGCGCCGATGCGGATACCCTCAGCGCCCCGCGCCGCTTCTCCGACTATCGCGTCGAGCTGAATCGCGCTGCGGTGCCTGGCGGCGTGACAGTGCACGAGATGCTCTGA
- the cas4 gene encoding CRISPR-associated protein Cas4 has translation MGDAEFTPLSALQHYLYCPRQCALIHVEQQWAENRQTAEGRLLHDRVDLPKTQRRPGVRCVTAMPLADAALGIGGIADVVEFHARADGAVETPFPVEYKRGRPKAHRADEVQLCAQALCLEAMLNVPVPAGALFYGQTRRRQDVTFDDALRQLTLQTIAAVRAMLGVGQTPSARYEARRCDACSLIDICQPHLLSRANGVQAWIARHLQESV, from the coding sequence ATGGGGGACGCTGAATTCACCCCTCTTTCCGCTCTGCAGCACTACCTCTATTGCCCACGTCAGTGCGCGCTGATCCACGTTGAGCAGCAGTGGGCAGAAAACCGGCAAACGGCTGAAGGCCGCTTGCTGCATGACAGGGTGGATCTACCGAAGACGCAGCGCCGACCAGGGGTGCGCTGCGTCACGGCCATGCCGCTGGCAGACGCGGCACTCGGGATCGGCGGCATTGCAGACGTGGTGGAGTTTCATGCGCGTGCGGATGGTGCTGTTGAAACGCCCTTTCCTGTGGAATACAAGCGAGGGCGCCCCAAGGCGCACCGCGCCGACGAGGTGCAGCTTTGCGCGCAAGCGCTGTGTCTGGAGGCGATGCTGAACGTGCCTGTGCCCGCAGGTGCGCTGTTTTATGGCCAAACCCGGCGGCGGCAAGACGTGACTTTTGACGATGCGCTGCGGCAACTGACACTGCAAACCATCGCCGCCGTGCGGGCCATGTTGGGCGTTGGGCAAACGCCATCGGCCCGCTATGAGGCGCGGCGTTGCGATGCCTGCTCGCTGATCGACATTTGCCAGCCGCACCTGTTGTCGCGCGCAAATGGCGTGCAGGCGTGGATTGCCCGTCATCTGCAAGAGAGCGTTTGA
- the cas1c gene encoding type I-C CRISPR-associated endonuclease Cas1c — protein MRRQLNTLYVTTEGAWLRKDGANIVMEVDGAERARLPAHMLEAVVCLGRVMMSPALMGYCAESGICVSFLTPHGRFQARVEGPVSGNVLLRRAQYRVTDDPARCADVVRNLLIGKVHNQRAVLGRGLRDHGEKLVPEHHAALSHAHRRLGRIAHSLLTEPAVDRLRGLEGEAAQSYFGVFDHLIRVPAPALRFAGRSRRPPRDAVNALLSFLYTLVTHDCRSALESVGLDPAVGFLHRDRPGRPSLALDLLEELRPMLADRLALSLINLRQVSERDFQPMDGGAVLLKEDSRKLVLTAYQERKRDELMHPFFEEKAPIGLFPFLQAQLLARHLRGDLDGYPSLLWK, from the coding sequence ATGCGTCGCCAGCTCAACACCCTGTACGTGACGACCGAGGGCGCGTGGCTGCGCAAAGACGGTGCGAACATCGTCATGGAGGTAGACGGCGCCGAGCGCGCACGCCTGCCCGCGCACATGCTGGAGGCTGTGGTGTGTCTGGGCCGGGTGATGATGTCGCCAGCGCTGATGGGTTATTGCGCTGAGTCGGGTATTTGCGTGAGCTTCTTGACGCCCCATGGCCGCTTTCAAGCGCGCGTGGAAGGCCCGGTGAGTGGCAATGTTCTGCTGCGGCGAGCGCAATACCGTGTGACCGATGATCCCGCGCGGTGCGCAGATGTGGTGCGCAACTTGCTCATCGGCAAAGTACATAACCAACGCGCCGTGCTGGGGCGTGGATTGCGCGATCACGGTGAAAAACTGGTGCCCGAGCATCATGCGGCGCTGAGCCACGCACACCGCCGGCTGGGCCGCATCGCCCACAGTCTGCTGACTGAACCAGCGGTGGATCGCCTGCGTGGGCTGGAGGGCGAGGCTGCGCAATCGTACTTCGGCGTGTTTGACCACCTCATTCGCGTGCCAGCGCCTGCCCTGCGCTTTGCTGGGCGAAGTCGACGTCCGCCCAGGGACGCGGTAAATGCGCTGCTATCGTTTTTGTACACGCTGGTTACGCACGATTGCCGCAGCGCGCTGGAGAGTGTGGGGTTGGACCCAGCGGTTGGCTTTTTGCATCGCGATCGCCCGGGCCGCCCCAGCCTTGCGCTGGACTTGCTGGAAGAGCTTCGCCCGATGCTCGCCGACCGCCTGGCGTTGTCGCTCATCAATCTGCGACAAGTAAGCGAGCGCGACTTTCAGCCAATGGACGGCGGTGCCGTTCTGTTGAAAGAGGATTCGCGCAAGCTGGTGCTGACGGCCTACCAGGAGCGCAAACGCGACGAGTTGATGCATCCGTTTTTCGAGGAAAAGGCGCCGATCGGCCTGTTCCCTTTCCTGCAGGCGCAATTGCTGGCCAGGCATTTGCGTGGCGATCTGGACGGATATCCGTCTTTGCTGTGGAAGTAG
- the cas2 gene encoding CRISPR-associated endonuclease Cas2, whose protein sequence is MMVLVTYDVSTQDRLGARRLRRVAKACQNFGQRVQLSVFEIELEPAQWTALKAELSGLIDPQTDSLRFYHLGSNWRHKVEHIGAKPAVDLNGPLVF, encoded by the coding sequence ATGATGGTCTTGGTGACCTACGATGTCAGCACACAAGATCGGCTTGGTGCCCGTCGCCTGCGCCGCGTTGCAAAGGCGTGTCAAAACTTCGGCCAGCGCGTCCAGCTCTCGGTCTTCGAGATCGAACTCGAGCCTGCGCAATGGACTGCTCTGAAGGCCGAACTGTCTGGGCTGATTGACCCCCAAACGGATAGCCTCCGCTTTTATCACCTAGGCAGCAATTGGCGCCATAAGGTCGAACACATTGGAGCCAAGCCGGCGGTTGATCTAAACGGCCCGCTCGTCTTTTGA